The proteins below come from a single Mugil cephalus isolate CIBA_MC_2020 chromosome 7, CIBA_Mcephalus_1.1, whole genome shotgun sequence genomic window:
- the cop1 gene encoding E3 ubiquitin-protein ligase COP1 has protein sequence MSNNRPQQLAGGASSVPSTSSNSTGSTNGGGGSNAVTSNGSNSGNGVPSRTGAAAGDGGASVPTLAPVPSPRGGLASLSRPAASSGTRKRSLHQAPLCNGLLNSYEDKSNDFVCPICFEMIEEAHMTKCGHSFCFKCIRQSLEDSNRCPKCNYIVDNVDQLFPNFLVNELILKQKQRSEEKRLKLDHPNGSRWQVFQDVLSPDQENLDLANVNLMLELLVQKKKQLEAESQAAQRQILMEFLKEARRNKREQLEQLQKELNFLEEDIKRVEEMSGLYSPMMEPECTVPNVEAPSPAPSCSSIMETSDYSQPPGFGGATQVKRQTWYNSTLASRRKRLTAHFEDLEQCYFSNKMSRITDEGRNLNQLDDFMECLSKFTRYNSVRPLATLSYASDLYNGSSIVSSIEFDRDCDYFAIAGVTKKIKVFEYGTVIQDAVDIHYPVNEMTCNSKISCISWSSYHKNLLASSDYEGTVILWDGFTGQRSKVYQEHEKRCWSVDFNLMDPKLLASGSDDAKVKLWSTNLDNSVASIEAKANVCCVKFSPTSRYHLAFGCADHCVHYYDLRNTKQPIMVFKGHRKAVSYAKFVNGEEIVSASTDSQLKLWNVNKPHCLRSFKGHINEKNFVGLASNGDYVACGSENNSLYLYYKGLSKTLLTFKFDTVKSVLDKDKKEDDTNEFVSAVCWRALPDGESNVLIAANSQGTIKVLELV, from the exons ATGTCAAACAACCGGCCGCAGCAACTCGCTGGCGGGGCGAGTTCAGTGCCCAGCACGAGTAGCAACAGCACGGGGAGCACGAACGGCGGCGGTGGGAGCAACGCCGTCACAAGTAATGGTAGCAATTCTGGAAATGGTGTGCCCTCCCGGACCGGGGCAGCAGCAGGCGACGGCGGCGCGTCTGTTCCAACTTTGGCCCCCGTGCCGTCGCCCCGGGGCGGGTTAGCTTCCCTGAGCCGACCCGCTGCGTCTTCGGGCACCAGAAAGAGATCCCTACACCAAGCCCCATTATGCAACGGCCTCTTGAATTCATACGAAGATAAGAGCAATGATTTTGTCTG TCCCATCTGTTTCGAAATGATAGAGGAGGCACACATGACGAAGTGTGGCCACAGTTTCTG TTTCAAGTGTATCCGCCAGAGCTTGGAAGACAGCAACAGATGTCCCAAGTGCAACTACATTGTCGATAATGTGGACCAACTTTTCCCAAACTTTCTTG TGAATGAACTCATCCTTAAACAGAAACAACGGTCGGAGGAAAAGAGACTAAAATTAGATCATCCT aatgGGTCTAGGTGGCAAGTCTTCCAGGATGTTTTGAGTCCTGATCAAGAGAACTTGGACCTGGCAAATGTCAATCTGATGCTGGAACTCCTGGTCCAGAAGAAAAAGCAGCTGGAGGCG GAATCCCAAGCAGCTCAGAGACAGATCCTCATGGAGTTTCTTAAAGAAGCcaggagaaacaagagagaG CAACTAGAGCAGCTACAGAAAGAGCTCAACTTTCTTGAAGAAGACATTAAGCGCGTCGAG GAAATGAGTGGCCTGTACTCTCCAATGATGGAGCCAGAGTGTACAGTGCCTAATGTTGAGGCTCCATCTCCGGCACCCAG CTGTAGTAGTATTATGGAGACTTCAGACTACAGCCAGCCTCCAGGATTTGGTGGCGCGACCCAG GTAAAGCGTCAGACCTGGTACAACAGCACGCTGGCATCAAGAAGGAAGAGGCTGACGGCTCATTTTGAGGATCTGGAGCAGTGCTACTTCTCCAACAAAATGTCACGCATCACAG ATGAGGGCAGAAACTTGAACCAGCTGGATGATTTCATGGAGTGTTTGTCAAAGTTCACTCGTTACAACTCTGTGCGGCCGCTGGCCACCCTCTCTTACGCCAGTGATCTCTATAACGGCTCCAGTATCGTCTCCAG TATTGAGTTCGACCGTGACTGTGACTACTTTGCCATTGCTGGCGTCACAAAGAAAATCAAGGTGTTTGAGTACGGCACTGTGATCCAGGATGCAGTGGACATCCACTACCCTGTCAATGAAATGACCTGCAACTCCAAAATCAG CTGTATCAGCTGGAGCAGTTATCACAAGAACCTTCTGGCCAGCAGCGACTATGAGGGTACTGTCATTCTGTGGGATGGATTTACTGGCCAGAGGTCTAAAGTCTACCAG GAGCATGAAAAGAGGTGTTGGAGCGTTGACTTCAATCTGATGGACCCCAAGCTCTTAGCCTCTGGTTCTGATGATGCTAAAG tGAAGTTGTGGTCAACTAATCTTGACAACTCAGTGGCCAGCATCGAAGCAAAAGCCAATGTCTGCTGTGTTAAGTTCAGCCCGACCTCCAGATATCATCTGGCCTTCGGTTGTGCAG ACCATTGTGTTCACTACTACGATCTACGCAACACTAAGCAGCCAATCATGGTGTTCAAAGGCCACAGGAAAGCCGTGTCCTACGCCAAGTTTGTCAACGGAGAAGAGATTGTTTCTGC TTCTACAGACAGTCAGCTGAAGCTGTGGAACGTCAACAAGCCTCACTGCCTGCGCTCCTTCAAGGGTCACATCAACGAGAAGAACTTTGTGGGCCTGGCATCCAATGGAGACTACGTTGCCTGTG gCAGTGAGAACAACTCCCTGTATCTGTACTACAAAGGACTTTCCAAGACACTGTTAACATTCAAGTTTGACACAGTGAAGAGTGTCCTGGACAAAGACAAGAAGGAGGATGACACCAACGAGTTTGTCAGTGCTGTCTGCTGGAGAGCTCTGCCTGATGGA gagtCAAACGTACTCATTGCTGCAAACAGTCAAGGAACAAtcaag GTACTTGAGCTCGTCTGA